CTTTGCTCTGGGCTCCCTGTCTGAGGAGAGGGGAAGCCTTGGCATTTACCCACAGCTCCCCACGGGCTGAGCACCGTGCCTCCCACACCATCTCGCTTAAAACTCAACAACCCTGTGAAGGTGTcacctccccccccgccccccccccccgcattttaaaatgaggaaactgaggcttagactAAAGGGATTTAGCTCAGAGCAGGGAGACTTGCTGCTTCCAGAGGGTAGATCCTCCTCCCGGCACCCGTGGTTGCTCAGCGTGTGATCCGTCCGCCACCCGCACTCAGAGCACCCGAGGGGCAGGCACCGTGCCAATGCATTTTCACGGCCCGCAGCGTCCACGTCTCTGAGGACGAGGCCCTGCGCCGCACGTTCAGCAGCAGGCACGCCCCACCGCAGGCGAGGCTTCCTGCGCTGGCCTGTCAGTGttcccctggcccctgggccctCAGAGAACATCCCACCCTTGGGGGTGACTGACCCAGAGGCCGGTGGCCAGCCCAGCACCAGCCTCCATGGGAACGGGAAGGCCTGCTCTCTGGTCCCAGACGAGGTGACGCCCCTGGGCTGCCGGACAGGTGCCTGTTCGGGGAGGCAGCAGCCTGACCACATTGCCCAGCTGCTTTCCTCCCTGCCCCGGGGGACCTTGGGGCTTTCGGTGTGGGGAGTTCGCGCCCTTCCCTGTAGCAAGTCAGTTTACTGGCCCCTCGTAACTGTATAGCTTCCCCCGGGGATGTCCTGGGCGTGATCTCATCTGAACCCCCCAGCAGGCGTGGGGAGTAGGCAGGGGAGGCATGGGGGGTCAAAGTCAGGCCCCAGGCTCACATGGGCCATCAGTGGGCAAGCGGGGATGTGCCTCGGTTGGCTCACTTCCTTCCCAGGAAGAAGTGACCGTCACCAGCACACCCCTGCGATGAGTAGGTTTGGCCTGTGACCTCTCGCTTTACCTCACCATGCAGCCGAGTAAAAAGGGGGTGGGTCTTTGCCGGAACAGCAGCCACGCCCGCCCCAGTACCTAGAGCTCCCCGTCAGCTGGGCTGGGGAACCAGTGAGGGAGAGGGTGGTACAGTGCAGTTCTATGATGCATCTTGGCTTTGTGTGAGCAGAGGTGGCCTGGGGTCCCGGCCAGAGTACACCTGACCCCAGAGCCTGCTGTGACCCCGTCCTCTGGGGGTGATAGCTCAGAGTGGGTTCGGAAGCCCAGCTTTAGTCCCACCTCTGCCAAGACCCAGATGGGGAACTTAACCTCCAGGCTAGGCTCAGGCTAAGTCCGCTCCTGGCTCTGAGATTCTGCACATCTGGAATGTCCTCCAGTGCTGCAGGGGCCGAGTGCAGAGGTGCAGCCTGGGCCCTTCAGGAGGGCCCGGCCAAGGGGCTCTGTGGAGCCGCCATGCAGCCCACGCTCCGCTCACTGGCTTGCGTTCCATCTCAGAGAACAGAGTCTTTCTGTAATCTGCAAAGAGGCACTTGCTCTGCACGCTAACGGCAGCCCCGCCTTCCAGTCTGATGTCCTCCGTGTGGCCCGCTACCCCTGGGTGAAGGGCTGTCCTCACTCacgggctggctgctgctgcagcaTCTTACGTGGGTGCCGCAGAGGCGGAGAGGCCAGATCCCGGAGCTGCGGGCTCAGGCAGCAGTCCCGAAAGGCACCAACTTCATTTCCCTTCTCCGCGCCCTTGAGAAAGGACTTTGACTCTGCCTTCCGGCAACACCGTCTAACCCGGAACCTTGCTCAGCAcgcctttctctcccctccccagtgccTTGGCATTCGCGAAATACAAGAGAGAACTGCAAACCTATATCCATACCCGGCCAATAAAACAACAGGCACGAAACCACCTCCATTTAGACATTCATTCCACTAACATGGAGAACTGGCTTGGGGTTGAGGGGACCCCGGAGGGCAGGGATTCTGAGAGAAATCGTGTGCTCCCTGCCACCCAGGAGCCCACGCCCAGGAAGGGACAGAGCCATTCCACAGATGTTACTCTGCAGGATGGAGTCAGGGAGCTCTGTTATTTGTGGGGAAGACGGTGTGGGCAGGATGCAGGAACTTTATTGGGGGGTAGAAGTTCAGGAAGTTCTTGGCTGAGATGCACAGGTGTTTCTCAGGGGTGTGGAAGGGGCAGGAACAGAAGAGCTGGAAACTGCCTCATGTGTGTAGCGGCTCCCAAAAGGTGTCATTGGGGGTGAGGGAGATGCTGCAATGTTTGTCCCCAGGAAACATTTAGTAATGTCTACACACATTTTTGGGGATCGTCACCATTTGGGATGTTGCTGCTGGCATGCTGCTAACGTCGTGCAATGCACAGCCCCTCGCAACAAAAATCACTGGCCCCGAAGGGTCGATGTTGCCCAGAAATCCCGTGTTAGGGCCACCGCAGGTCATCTGCATGGCTGCAGACAAGGGCAGAAGGGGCCCTTCAAGTGCCAAGTTAAGGGTTTGGACCTCTCCTGAGGGCCGTGGGACCCAGGGGTTCATCGGTCTCTTGTTTTAGTGGGGTCGTTGCTATGGAAAATGGATTGGGGTGCAAAGGTGGAGCAGGAAGAGGTAGCTATTCCAGAAGTTCAGTaaagaatggggggggggggcggggggctgaggTTCAACAGCAGTCTGGTGGGAACAGAAAGGAGTTGACCCGGAGGAAGTACATGGAGTGGAGGGCCTGCTCGACTCGGTGGCCGATTGGATTTAGCCCGTGGGTGTGGGTGACCGAGAGGGCGCTGATTTGGCAGGTGCCTGTGGGCCCTGAGCTTTGACCTGGATCGTCTAAACACACCAGGGGCGCCAGGCACTGGCTGTCGTGAGCCATGGTTTGCGtgggggaaggtggaggaggccTTTTCCTTATTGTCATTATCTGACGATAATTAAGGAGTGGAGAAGGAGAACCCGAAAAGCTGGCAGTTTAATTAAAGGCGAATGACAGGTAGAGGGGACTTCTGAGGGCCCCTAGCCCACCCTGCTCTCCCACTCCGCCACAGCGGCAGGACATCAAAGCAAACACCCCATGAGGAGTGACAGCATCAGAGCCTCTTTGCCGGCGCCTGCGACAGCTGCTACAAACTCCTGCCACCTGGAGTTAACCTCTCTCCCCCGTGCCGCACATCAGTGGGTGACCCAGTAAAGGACGCTGCGAGCctgcctggggaagggggtgacCGTTTTCTCCGGATGAGATCCGTCTTCCCTGGGCCTGAGCCTGTGACGTCCTTCTTTTAAAACCCGATTTTCCACCGACACCGACACAGGGAGTGTTGAAGTTAGGCTGGGCTCGGAGGGTCACGTGGCACATTAAACAccagggcagagggggtggggagctgcttTTCCCTGGCCTGATGCTGCAGGGCTGGATGtcaggaggggccctgggagacCAAAGCAGAGGGTAATTATCACCTCCTTCCCACAAGGAGATTACAGGAGTCAGCgagcaattgattttttttccgaCTACAGATAGTTCACTGTTTAATTGGTAGTGACACAGATGGCTGGCTCGCACCAGGGTGCCGCAGACCAAGGCTCCTTAAAGCCGGGGGGGGGCCCTGGGATTCTCTCCAGTTTGTGACCCTCTCACATCCCAGGCTGctcaggtgggggcagggcagccgtCTCCCTGTCTGCTGTTTCCGTCACAGAATAAGATGCAGAAGCACGATGAGCCAGTCAGGCAATCCTCAGTCACATATTGAGAGTCAACTTGAAGCTGGACACCGTGGACAGTTTGGAAGTGAGCAAACGATGGACTCTGGCCTTGGGAGATAACACATCAGGAACCCTCCAAGGCGGTGGGGAAGCCGTGTTCTGATGGAAGGAAGCCCGAAGTGTCTTGTGAAAACCCTCTGTAATTAAGCCCAACCTGGCCGGCCATACCTACCCCGAACTGTTCTGGGCCGACTGCctgtttttgcttgcttgtgtgtgtgtgtctgtgtgtgtgtgtgtgtctgggaccTCCCATGCCGAGCTGATGGTGAACCTCAGTTCGTGCTGCACTGCCATCCTCAACCCATGCGAGGGCCCCGCTGGTTTGACttgctccttccctcccactccttcctccGCCCATAGGCAGCCATCCTTGGTGTGTTGAGCGCATGTCCTTGGACATGTCTGTATCCTGGAAAAACATGCAGCGTTATTTACATGAATGGCATTAGGCTGTAGATCTCGATCCTCTAGCATTTTAAATCAAACCACCCATTTTTAAGGAAACTATTCAAGTTCTGTACTTAGAACTAGTTCATTGCTCCTGTCTGCCACTTCGCCGTGTATGTCCCTCGCTGCGACCGTGTGCATTCTTCTGGAGATTCACATCTGAGTCATTGCCAGCTGTTCGTGTCCTAAAGAAAGCTGCAGCGAATGTCTTTGTTCCTGCCCCTTCACAGACCTGTGCAAAGATCCAAGAGGTCCCCTGCGTGCGGGGCCGAGAGTGGCATTGCTGACTGGAGTTACGCATGTCCTTAAATTCACTGAGACCTCTCCCTTGCTCTGGGGAATAGCTGCACcggttctccctccctccagcaatacaTGAGGgtcccctttcatttctttgctttcatttgaatttttctgaTTGCTAATGAGGCCTGCTTCTCTTTATATACTTATTAGCCATTCAGGTATCTCCTCTGGGAATTGCTGATTcatattctttgcccatttttctaattaacttcctgtctttttcttgcCAATTTGCAGGGATCCCAGCCCTGGCTAcatagctcagctggttagagtgtcatcccaatacatcaAAGTcacgggttcaatccccagtgagggcacatgcaagaatcaaccaatgaatgcataaataagtggaacaacaaatcaatgtttccctctctccctcttcccttcctctctctaaaattaatctttttaaaaaatttttcagggATCCCTTGTATATTGTTAATTCCTTTTGGTTGTGGACATTGTAGATACCATCTCCTTGTCATCCCTTCAGTTACCTTTGTCTATAATATCATTCTTTGAACAGAAAAACCCCTAAGTTGTGGaatgcatctttttaaaattttatttgccttAAGATTTGTGCTTTTGGAATCTTAAGAAATCCTTCTTACCTATGCCATGAAGATATTTGCCTACAGTTCACCAATTCccttattaattttatctttcacaTTTAGGTATTTAGCCTACCTGAAATTCACTTTTATATATAGCATGAGGTAGCCTTTCTTATAGGAGTCcacttatttttctccatatagTAAGCCAGTTGCCCCAGTAGCATCTACTGAACAGGACCCTTTCTCCACTGAGTTGTGGTTCTACCTCTATGTGACAAAGGTTTATGCATGCATGTAGGTACCTGCATGTTTCTGGTCCCTCCGTTCTGTCCCATCAGTGTGTCTGCCAGCTCCTTCCCATCTCGACAACACAATTCTCACCACTGTGGCAGTGTCTCACTGTCTGGTAGGACGAGTGTCCCTTTTTAGCTTGTCTTTTTCAAACTTGacttagcctttttttttttcaaaattaacttttctttttccaagtcTTTATTCTTCCTCACATCTTAGAAGTGTTTGGGTTcctcagaaatatttactgaactttGATTGAAATTGCATTGGATTTGATAAATATGGGagaattggatttttaaaatgtcgaCTCATATTCACCATGCACATGATTTGTCTCttcttttattcacttatttgaaAAGGTGTTTCAATAGAGTTTAATACAGTTCTCCATAAAGGTTCTAATTCCTAAATACTATGTGCTTAAGTAGCAGTTTTGAATggatctattttctttctttcttttctttttcagttaattttctcTAGTAGAAGAATGCTATTGGTTTTTGTAAGTCTTTCTTGTATCTGGCAATCTTACTGAAGTCTcctattaattttaatagttttttccTGCATTATACTGGGTTTTCTATAAAAGTATCATCTCTAAATACTGGTAGTTTTGTCTCTTCTAATCCTTCTagctcttatttcttttcttgtcataTTGCactggttaggacttccaatactttgTTAAATAGTAGTGATGATAGTGCTTTTGACTTGCTTGATACTTAAAGGGATTGCATCTCAAGTTTCTCTGTTAAGGTTCCTTATATTCCTagtttttttgagaattttaatcataaatagaGATGTCGtgttatcaaatactttttaaaacttatgaagacaatgtataatttttctctccttgacaccataaatgttataaattaaaatgatacatCTTCTGATATTGAACCATTCTTACATTCCTAGATAAACTGTACTTGATTATGCTGTATTATGTTTAATTCACTTTTAATGACTAtccatgtcatttttattttcaaattcatcaatgtataaatactttttaccatttttactatttctgaaaagtaagaatttcttaaaaagtaaatatgtctatagttatttctctcttttcactcgatattttatttgcatatccTCTGTTTTTGTCAGTCTTGCTAGAAGTTTGTCTCTCTTGTTTAGtggttttaaaaagtcagtttttaagggcttttttgtttgttttttgtttttgttttgttttgttttatgctaCAGCTGTCCCATCTCTGTGAGCCAGTATGAAACAGTGAAATGAAGATTGTGGAGTCAGTTAGACCTGAGTTCAAGTCCCTGTTCTGCTATATGTtgggtgaccttggacacatTATTTTGCCCCTTCGTATTTAcatcctcatttgtaaaatgggaattacaATCCTCGTTGTGAGGATCAAATTAGGAAGTTTTCCTACAGCCCCTGGAACAATGGGAGGCACATTAAAAGTGTTCAGTGCATGGTAATGCCTGTCCTCAGGGCCTTCTTGCCGTTTTCTTTGCCTGAAATGCCCACCTCCTCAGTGCCCGCCGGCCCACGCGGCACCTGTGTGCAGGTTAGAAGGGGCGTCCCTTCCTCAGGCAGGTACAGTTTCCACTCACCCCCTCAGCCCAGTGCCGCGTGCAGTGCGCAGCCTGCACACCCTTGCGTGGCCGCCCTGCCCgctgccctgctccctctccGCTCACTCCTCATGGAGCCCCAGGCTGCCCGTTCCCTGGGGCTCAGCTCCCTCACTGCAGCCTCTCTTGTACTCCCCTTGCTGAGAGCAATTGATCTAtccatctctctccttcctccttccttctcttcgcATCACCCCCACCCCGAATTCACAGCACATGCCATTTGTGCATCTCTTAAaggcatttatttcattttaacttatgtcttatttattttgtgccaGTGCCTTATTGTTCCAACTGGACTAATCCCTTAACATTGGGGATTATAGCTCGTCTTTAGATCCTCCTTCTGACGGGGCAGCTCAGTAAACGTTACTTGTATGAATGATTGAGTATTAAATGTTGGAGCTAAGAAGAACCTTAAATAATAGTGTGTAAATGGTGTTGGGGTGGTTCTTTGGAGGCAGGCGTCATGGTAAGGCGCATGTGTGAGGGTGGTGATGAAAGCGATGGTGATGGCATGGCAGGTACGGCATACTGAGTTTACCACGTGCCGGGCACTGTGTTAAGTGCTTTCACAGTTTATCGGTCTAAGCCCTCATGGCAGCCCTTTGAGAGAGGTGCTTCGACCAGCTCCATCTCGCTGCCAAGGAAGCAAGGGCTCTGACAAGTCAGCAGTGAGCtggtcccaggcctggcctgTCTGGCTTCAGAGTTCAGGCTTTCAGTTCCAAGGACTAGCAGATGCCTCAGGCGCACAGCAGCCACTGGGTTACGGAGGACTAGCACCATTCCGGGGCGGGGCACTGTGTCGGATGCTTCTCAGACTTTATCTGTGATCTTAATGGTGAAAGTGCTGGACATTCCGCTTTGCAGATAAGGAGGCTCATcaagattaagtgacttgcctaaggtcacaaaAGTGGAAAGGTCACATCACCAGATCTCTCTGTCCCCAAGGCCtgccctttcttctgtgtctCGCGCACATTGCTCAGGGCCAACAAGAAAACCCTTGCACTGGAGCCGGGCCCTGCGGGTGGGGGGTTGGTCGTGTGGGAAAATGGAGGAAGCTAAAGTCAGAAAGGCCAGACTCACTTTCCAGCGTGGATAATCAGGGCTGACCTTTGGAAATCAAGGTTCCTACGCAGTGACCTTGATTTGAGGACGGAGTGGGATGGTCTGGACACCTGGAGGCCAGGGGAGTCCAAGCTCACTGGAACCCTGCCCAGACGGGCCCCTCGGGAAGCACAGGGCTTCTCCCTCAGCTCCGCCctcagggaggctgcagggcgAGCAAAGCGCCTGCGGAGAAGGTGGCGTGGCAGCAGATCTGCAGCCTGGGGGACCCAGTCCGTTCATTCCGTGCCTCTCGGTGATCGCAGCTTCCTGGGCCTGCTTTTCTCCGTGGGGCGCCCGAGCAGCTGTCCACAGCCTCTAGCTCTCTCCCGATACGGCTTCCGAACAGCTGCCGGAGAATCCTTCCGGTGGAGTGGTGGGGTTTGTCGGGGAGGGCCCGCACCCTCGGGCGTTTCCCAGAGCAGAAAGCCCACCTCCTGGGCTCGGATGTGCTCCCACCTGGGTGAGAGTGTGAAGAGGAACCCAGGAGAGGTGCAGATGGGGCTTTCGACTCTTGGCCACCAGCTACCCCAGGCCCAGCTGGCCCCCTCTGGGCCGGGGTGTGTGCCTGTCGGTGTGTAGTCACCATGTGCCTCACCagtgcccttccccacccaggtCATCGCTGTGGTCATGGACCTCTTCACAGATGGCGATATCTTCCAAGACATTGTGGATGCTGCCTTTAAGCGCCGGGTCCCCGTGTACATCATCCTCGACGAGGCAGGCGTGAAGTGTTTCCTGGAGATGTGTCAGGGCCTGGAGCTCGCCGACTTCCGCATTCGGGTGAGTTGTACCCCTGTGGGGGGTTCGCGGGGAGCGGGAGTTGAGACggaggctgcccctgcccctttctctgcctcttctccagCTCAGGGCCTCAGGTGAACATCAAGGTCTCAACTGCTTCTGTCTGAACCCTTGTCTCATGCACTGATAACCCTAAATTGCATACAGTGCTACTGAGGCTAAGGAGGCAGATCTGGCCCAGTCCTAGGGTGGTCAGCCTGCAGTGCAAGGTCAAAGCTAGGGCTGTGTTTCTCTTCTGGGGAGCTTTGGGAACAGGCAGGAGCTACCCTGAGCTCATCCACTCCCAAAGCAAGATTTGCTGacttcctcctgctccctcaaCGGGGCCCCACCTGCAAGGGAAGCAGAGCTTAGTGCAGACAGGAGCCGGCAGGCAGGGTCCCGGGGACACGAGGGCTCCTTCCCGGCCCCGGCAAAGACCTGGCTCAGAGCCTCGCAGGCCCCAACCTGGGTGACAGtacctttcttctcttctcaacAGAACATCCGTGTCCGTTCCGTGACAGGCGTTGGCTTCTGCATGCCCATGGGGAGGATCAAGGGGACCTTGTCATCCAAGTTCTTAATGGTGGATGGTGAGAAAGTAGCCACAGGGTCTTACAGGTGAGTTGGGCCAGGTCAGAGAAGGGCCTGCGAGGCCTTTACTCATTGTGAGAAATGTCCACATTCAGGAAAACGCTGGGATCTCTGTGGTCATGGGGTTAAGAGGGGTTGTTTGGCCCAATGGCAGAGAAGAGCCTCCTGCCCGGTCCCTTCCCTCAAACTTTGTGGCCACTGGATTATTCCAGAGAGAGGGTCAATTGTTGAACATTAAGCACATGCTTTTCATGGTCCACAGCAAATAGTTgggtttattatattttattttattttattttatgtttgacttgagaagggaagggagggaggaagagagagagagaggaacactgatctgagaaagaaacattgacaggCTGCCTTCTGTATGCGCTCTGACTGGAAACCTGCAACCCGAgctcatgccctgactgggaattgaaccggcaccttttggtttacaggacaaagCTCAGCCGAtggagccacatgggtcagggcacatggttgcACTTTGAGGCTAGTCATTAGGCGGGACGAGCGGGAAGCAGAATGGACCCGATTTGGGAAAGAACTATGAGGGTGTAGCGTGGAAGGAATGCCTCccagattctgattcagaagtAAATTTCCAGGAACACGAGAGGCTGTATCTGAGCGGGTGTCCTCCCTCCACGTCAGTGAAAATCTAGGTGCAGAAAACAGACCTGGGCACCTGACACAGTTGTAAACGACTTATTAAGTCCTCTTACCTGCTTAAAGCATGGGGTTTTGCAGACACTCTCTGCTCTAAAAATTCAGCCCAGAAGCAGTAAGGAATGGGATGCTATTAGTAATAGTAGCAGCTGCAGTGACTACGTGTGAAGTGTGTGCATTGTGCCAGCTCCTGAGCCGAGTATTTTGTTACACATGTTATCTCCCTGGAGCCTCACCGGAGCTCTGCGCCTGTGCGCCTGGGAGCCCCCTGCACCAGGCACGCAGGGTGGAAACCGGGCTTGAACCCAGGCCTGGCTTCTCATGTCCCTGCCTGGCACCCACTGCCTGCTCTCTGCAGTTGAGGCCAAGACCTGGAGAAAAGTGGGGGTTGGGTCAGTGGAGGGACAGCACCCCGACGCAAAGGCCCAGTGGTGCCTTCCGCCAGGTAGTGAGGCATCCCGCCTCAGTGGTAGGCCAGGCtggtgtggggacagcagggcgTTGAGATGGGCTGGCCCGGGGGCTGTTGGCGCGGCGAGGTGGCTGGCCTGGCACCCGAGTCTTACTTTTCTGCCCCCACATTCGCAGGTTCACCTGGAGTTCCTCCTACACGGACAGgaaccttctcctcctcctgacGGGGCAGAACGTGGAGCCCTTCGACCAGGAGTTCCGGGAACTGTACGCCATCTCCGAGGAGGTGAACTTGTACCGGCTGCTGGGCCTGGccggaggggcaggcagggccggcCTCACCTCCACTGTGGCCCGCAAACTGATCAACCCCAAGTACGCCCTGGTGTCCGGCAGCCGCCACCCGCCGGGGGAGATGATGCGCTGGGCCGCCCAGCGGCAGCGGGAGGAGGCGGGCGCCAACcccgaggggcaggaggagggcagccGGGGCGAGTCGGCCCGGCGGCTGGAGACCTTCCTGAACGACTTGGTCACGCTGGAGCAGGTGCTGCCCCCTGTGGAGCCCGTACCCGCGGGGGAGCTGCGTCCGAAGGATGGCAGGGCGGTCTCTCACCCGCACGTGGACCTCAGACCCCGAGGGGAGCTCGCCCAAAACGGCAAGGGAGAAGCTGCCAACGGGGAGGCCACCCCAGCCAAGGCAGGCAAGCGCTTGAGCCACAGGCTCTTCAGTCGCCGGGCCAAGAGGCCTGCGGCACCGAACGGCGTGTCCAGCTCCCTGTCCACCGAGACCTTCCCCGAAGCGGAGCTTGTGACGGGAAAGAGGCCCAGCGACAGCTGCAGCACCAGCGCCTCAGGTGAGCCCCCCCAGCTCAGGCAGGGCaccccctctgcccttcctgagGAGCTTTGCCTCGTAGCTGCAGACAGGCTGCGCGCTGGCGCGGAGAGAGCCGAGGTCTGGGGTCGGAGGGTCCTCGCTGCCCACGCCGCTCTGGCTTTCGCCTACCTCGCGGCCTTGGGCCAGCCCCTGCAGGTCCCAGTTGCTGTCCCCTCTTCTCTGGAAAAGGAGAGTGACGCTCGCCTTGCCCAGCTGTTCTGAGGATACAAGGTGCCAGGGCAGTGCTGGGCATGGCGTGGTCAGGCCTAGAGGCTTGGAAAGTCTCTCCTTTGTAAAGGAAGCCACAGAAGCCCCGCCCAGCTGAGCGGCAGGGCTAAGGACTCACCCTGCCTCTGAGCCTAGGGCTCAATCTAGCAAAGCTTGTTCCTTGTCATCAGGATCCAGCCTGGTCAAACACACCCCACCCTCACCTGGGCCCCACTGACTACGCTCTGACCCACTTTCCTTGTTCCTCTTGTAAATGGTGTGCCTTGGTTCCTCCCTGTATTTATTTGATAAGTGTGTTTGCCTTGCTGCTCACCTCCGGGAGAGATTGTTCCTGATAGTGATATTTTTCTGGCTGTTTCTCGGGGATCCCCTAGAGGTCctggcctttctctctctctctctccggaGCAGTTTCCAGGGTAGCTTTTCCAGAGGCTGGCGGCGACAGCCAAGACTACTGCTGGCGCCTTTTCTCATGTCAGCATCATCTCCGAGTCTGAAAGGTTTCCGTGTGGggatctctccctccctctgtggctgTGGGCCCCGGCTCCATGGCCAGCCGGGCAGTGACGGCAGGCCCTGAGGTCATGCCCTGGGCAACCTGAGCCCTTCCAGGACTCCCGCGTCACCCGCAGCCCCAGCTTTGACCTGGTAGGGAGTGGCCTGAGTGCAAGGATcttaatttccttcccttccacccccTCCACAGCCCCACTACAGAGCCTGACGTGCTCTGTGCTTCTTACAGTTAGGGCAGGCTTGGGGGGTCTCGGTGAATGTGGGCACAGCGCCGCACCGGTGCCGTGCTGCTGTTGGGCCAAGAAGCGTTTATTGAGCTCCTTCACTAGGAGCTTTCTCTCTCACTTGGCCCTCACAGCCACCTCGGTGGGGGCAGATGGAGGCTTGGACAGGTGAATTTAGGGGTCCCCAGGCACAGTATGTCACTACGTAGTATTGGGGTGAGGACTCACACCAGGCGAGGGCCTGTGTCCTATCAGGACAAGGGGTGACCAGCCCAGTCCCATCTCCCCGGGGCTCCCTGGCTCCCCCAGCACCAGATGCTGCGGCTGCTTTGCACCTCTTTTTGGAGGCAGGGTTGCCATGGTGAACAcctggcagggaagggagggggaggggcaagccCAACCACAAAAGGGGCCATTTCTCAAGTCCTGATGGAGGTGAAGTGGAAGCTTTTTCCTCCTTCAGCCCCTCACCCTGAGATGCTGTTTCCATAGAAACGAAAGGTCCATTGTCTTGTCCCTTCTCGCTGCCTTTCACGCGTCTCTCAGCGTCCGGCTCCCTGCTCGGATGACTTGGACAGTCCCTGCTCCGTCGCACCACTCGCATGGTGCTCGGCAGCCAGCCAAGCCGACCTGGACTGTGCCCTGGACTCTGGAGGGCTTGCCACCCGGGGAGAGTGCGACActcagagagagagtgagaaaagagggagagaggacagcaAACTCAAGAGTCACATAAAGGGGTGCCCAACAAGATCCCACTATCCCTCTTCATCCCTTAGAAGAAACACAGAGTGGCCTCGTCCGACACAGCCTCTGCCCACCTGGGTGAGCACCCAGTACCCGAGGGTCTGACATTCCAGTCCCTAAGGAgacctttcctctccctctctgctgttTTCTTCCCTCAAAGGCGGAGCAAGAAGCAGGAACTCCTCTCCTCCAGCTGGGCTGTCTTAGTGCCTCCTCTCAGTCCCCGGGAGCCACCTCACTAGGACTCTGCATGCCAGAGGGCCAGGCCCCTGACAGCATGGggaccgcccccgccccccaacacacacacacacacacacacacacgcacaaggGCTGGCACTAGTAATCCCGGTGCACTTGCAATTGTCAGCCGGGAGGAAATCACTTTGCTGCCACCCTCGGGCCCGCATCTAGAGACAGGCTCTTGCTCCCCACCTGCTGGACACACCCTTTCACCCCGCCCCAGGGCCATTTCCTGGTCCAGAAGAGAGGGGGTGAGCCAGGGAGGGATCCCAAGGT
The sequence above is a segment of the Phyllostomus discolor isolate MPI-MPIP mPhyDis1 chromosome 2, mPhyDis1.pri.v3, whole genome shotgun sequence genome. Coding sequences within it:
- the FAM83F gene encoding protein FAM83F yields the protein MAESQLICLDETHVNERVTEAQAAFYYCERRRAALEALLGGGEQAYRERVKKERLRDFLSSQERQALRASWSPYEDPAPAAGSTNRGKSKAKAKAPPQAPAEPGESLAYWPDLSDTEVPPLDLGWTDTGVYRGVSRVTLFTHPPKEEKAPHLKQVVRQMIQQAQKVIAVVMDLFTDGDIFQDIVDAAFKRRVPVYIILDEAGVKCFLEMCQGLELADFRIRNIRVRSVTGVGFCMPMGRIKGTLSSKFLMVDGEKVATGSYRFTWSSSYTDRNLLLLLTGQNVEPFDQEFRELYAISEEVNLYRLLGLAGGAGRAGLTSTVARKLINPKYALVSGSRHPPGEMMRWAAQRQREEAGANPEGQEEGSRGESARRLETFLNDLVTLEQVLPPVEPVPAGELRPKDGRAVSHPHVDLRPRGELAQNGKGEAANGEATPAKAGKRLSHRLFSRRAKRPAAPNGVSSSLSTETFPEAELVTGKRPSDSCSTSASGKTSPSSAKNSNCVIS